A stretch of Haloprofundus halophilus DNA encodes these proteins:
- a CDS encoding DUF7344 domain-containing protein: MGVTEVDENELTLSREEAFETLSNRRRRYAIHALLQEDAPVELGELSRQVAAWETGQSPSAVSSEERRRVYNALQQSHLPKMHDVGVVEYDRDRGIISTTTEASNLHVYLEIVPGNDIPWSVYYLLLGAFSLSFAGAVVGGLPPFGAIPSLVGALVPGLLLVASAAVHTLHSRRQRLGRDGLPPELRHQDNE; this comes from the coding sequence ATGGGTGTCACCGAAGTAGACGAAAACGAGCTCACACTGTCTCGGGAGGAGGCGTTCGAGACGTTGAGCAATCGGCGTCGACGATACGCGATACACGCGCTCCTCCAGGAAGACGCGCCGGTCGAACTCGGCGAACTCTCGCGGCAGGTCGCGGCGTGGGAGACGGGTCAGTCGCCGTCTGCGGTCTCCTCCGAGGAGCGTCGGCGAGTGTACAACGCCTTACAGCAGTCGCATCTCCCGAAGATGCACGACGTCGGCGTCGTCGAGTACGACCGCGACCGGGGAATCATCTCGACGACGACGGAGGCGTCGAATCTCCACGTGTATCTCGAAATAGTCCCCGGAAACGACATCCCCTGGAGCGTCTACTATCTGCTCTTGGGCGCGTTCTCGCTCTCGTTCGCCGGCGCGGTCGTCGGCGGTCTCCCGCCGTTCGGCGCGATACCGTCGCTCGTCGGCGCGCTCGTCCCCGGGTTACTGTTGGTCGCGTCGGCGGCGGTTCACACGCTTCACAGCCGGCGACAGCGCCTCGGTCGCGACGGGTTACCGCCGGAGCTCCGGCACCAGGATAACGAATAA